ATACAATGATTTCGGCTTCAAGCCAGCAACAACTAATATTGAAACAGGATCGCACGGTTCTGACTTCTCTTATGAGTCAATCTTGAAAGTTGATCCAGAAGTATTATTAGTAGTTGATCGTGGTGTTGAATCGGTTGACGTACTTAAAGGCCAAATTGAAAATGATATCATTAAGAAAACACGAGCTTACAAAGAAGGCAAAATTGTCTATCTTGACGGAACAAATTGGTACTTTTCTTCAAATGGTATCACTACTGAAGTAGAAAAAATGCAAGAAATTTTAGATGAGTTAAAATAATTCACAAAGGGAGCATGTCTCAATCAGGGCATGCTTTTTTTACAAAAGGAGTATGTTATGTTTGTTCAAATGCGACGCACTGTAGTAACTGAGGGGAATGCTCATAAGATTGTTGAGCGGTTTAAGAAAAACCCAGAGAAACCATCAAAAGTTGAACAACGTGAAGGCTATATTGATCGAGAAGTGTTAGTGAAAAAAACACGTCGTGGTGAAGAAGAA
The Peribacillus sp. FSL H8-0477 genome window above contains:
- a CDS encoding antibiotic biosynthesis monooxygenase family protein, coding for MFVQMRRTVVTEGNAHKIVERFKKNPEKPSKVEQREGYIDREVLVKKTRRGEEEVIVLIRWESEEAWKAWEKSPEHIEGHKKKIAEHGGKPPKPDYVISSEGGGYYVQ